In Bifidobacterium adolescentis ATCC 15703, the sequence ATGGAGCCTTGACTACGTCAAGCCTCTGCCGCCGCAGCGTCTGACCGACCAGACCGTTGCCGTGGTCGGTTCCGGCCCATCCGGTCTCGCCTGCGCCCAGCAGCTCACCCGTGCCGGCCACACCGTGGTCGTATACGAGCGTGATGACGCCATCGGTGGTCTGATGCGTTACGGCATTCCGAACTTCAAACTCGACAAGCGCCTCATCGACCGCCGAGTCGAGCAGATGGGAGCCGAAGGCACCGTGTTCCGCACCGGCGTGGAAATCGGCAAGGACATCTCCTGGGATGACCTGCGTTCCCGCTACGACGCAGTGGTGGTTGCCATCGGCTCCACCGTGCCGCGTGACATGAAGATTCCAGGCCGCGAGCTCAAGGGTATCCATTTCGCCATGGAGTTCCTGCCGGACGCCACACGTCGCGTGTACGGTGTCAAGCCGGTCAACGACATCACCGCCGAAGGCAAGCATGTGGTGATCATCGGCGGCGGCGACACCGGTTCCGACTGCCTCGGCACATCCCTGCGCCAAGGCGCTAAGGACGTCACCGTGCTGCAGATCATGCCGCAGGAACCGAAGGAGCGTCCGGCCAACCAGCCATGGCCGACCTTCGCCCGCCTGTACAAGGAAACCTCCTCCATGAAGGAAGGTTTCGAAACGCAGCGCGCCGAATACGTGTACAACACCGACTCGGTCAACTTCGAGGGCTCCGACGAGGACAAGGCCAAGGTGAAGGTGGAGAACTCCACCGCCACCGAAGGCTTCGTCGCCGACGAGAACGGACATGTCACCGGTCTGAAGGTCGTCAACGTCGCTCCAGGAGAGAACGGGCCGTTCACCCGCCAGCCAGGCACCGAACGAGTGATTCCCGCCGATCTGGTGCTCATCTCCGTGGGCTTCCTGCACCCTGACACCACCACGCTGGTGGATCAGCTGCCGGTCGACCTTGACGGTCGAGGCAATGTGGCGCGTAACGACAAGTTCGCCACCTCCCAGGACGGCGTCTTCGCCTGCGGCGATGCCGGACGTGGCCAGAGCCTCGTCGTGTGGGCCATCTCCGAAGGTCGCTCCTGCGCGGCCGCGGTCGACGAGTACCTTACCGGCTCCACCGAACTGCCGGCACCGATCGTCGCTTCCAAGCGTCCAATGATGCTGCCGCGATAGACAACACTGTTGTAAGGGTATGAACGAGGTGGCCCGGCTCGCGAATAGTGAGCCGGGCCACCTGTTTTTCACCCGAAATGCGGTAAAGTAATCCCAGCACCATGCAACAAAGGAGTGACTAATGCCAAATCGCGCAGAACGACGTGCCCAAGCCAAGCGCAATCGCAGGGGAGTGCCACAGCAATACGACCAAACCCAAGGCCGCGCACGTTCCGGCATGTTGGACGAGTATCAGCTGCAGGAAAAGTCACGTCGTCTGCAGGACGGCACCGATGGGCCATGGAAGCCGAGTGCCAGTACGGTCACGGAAACGGAAAACGCGCTGAACACCAATCCTGATTACAAGAATCCGAAGATGTTCAAGGCACCCCATTCCGTCCGTCAATGGTTCCGTGTGGCCAGCTGGGTGCTGATTGCGCTGTCGGCCATCGCCTTCCTCGTGGTCATGTGGCTGCCGTCGCATCCGATGTGGCTCATCTCCACAGTCGCCATCGTCTTCGCAGTCGGTGTGCTGAGCCTGTTCTTCACGGCCGGCAACCCGAAGCACAATCCGAATCTCGACCAAAACGGAACAGCCGTCTGATCACAAAAACGATGGAAAGCGGTGAGACAACCAGAAGCATTTGTCTCACCGCTTTTTCTATCGGATTTTAGGTATGCGCTACTTGACTTCGACTAACCGTAAAGGGTATGCGAGAATGCTGTTTCATCGTTTTTCAGAAAAAGAATGGAACTTTCTGAAAAACGATGAAAACAATGAGTGTTTTTCGTGTCTGATGTTTTACAGTAGAACAGGAAACGCTGGAAGACTCGAGGAGGAGATTACAGACATGAAGGTTGACATTCTATCGCGTGAATACCCGCCCAAGGTGTATGGCGGCGCGGGGGTGCATGCCGAAGAGCTTTCCAAGGTGCTGGCGGAACGTGTCGATGTGACGGTCCGCGCATTCGACGGGCCGCGCACGGCCGCCGACATTCCCGCGATTCCCGGAACAGACCCGAAAGGGTCGCTCACTGTCGTCGGCTACGACGTGCCGAAGGAGCTTGAGGATGCGAACGGTGCGCTGAAAACGTTTGGCGTCGATTTGCAAATCGCCAACGACGTTGATGCCGACATCATCCATGCGCATACATGGTACGCATGCCTTGCTGGCTATCTCGCCAAAATGCTGCATGACACCCCATTGGTCATCACCGCGCACTCGCTTGAACCGTTCCGTCCATGGAAACGTGAACAGTTGGGCGGCGGCTACAATCTGAGCTCCTGGGCTGAGAAAGACGCCTACGAGCATGCCGACCGCGTGATCGCCGTATCCGCGGGCATGCGTGAGGACATCCTCACCGCCTATCCGAACCTTGACCCGGACAAGGTGGTCGTAGTGCACAACGGCATCACCATGAGCCAGTTTGAAACCCCGGCGGATGACGATCCGGGCTGGAAGGTGTTCGAACGTTACAACATCGACCGCAGCAAACCGACCTTGCTGTTCGTCGGACGCATCACTCGTCAAAAGGGTCTGCCGTACCTGCTTCAGGCACTGCACTTCGTGGACCCGAACATCCAGGTCGTTCTGTGCGCCGGCGCTCCCGACACGCCGGAAATCATGGAAGAGGTCAAGACCGCCTTCGCCAAGCTCGACGAGGAACGCGGCAACATCATCTGGATTGAGGAGATGCTGCCGAAGCCGGAGCTCAACGCACTCGAACATGGCTGCGACGCATTCATCTGCCCATCCATCTACGAGCCGCTCGGCATCGTGAATCTGGAAGCCATGGCATGCGGTCTGCCGGTGGTCGCCTCTGCGACCGGTGGCATTCCGGAAGTCGTCGTCGACGGCGAGACCGGATATCTGGTGCCGGTCGACCAACTGCATGACGGCACTGGCACCCCCACCAACCCTGACAAATTCGTGCACGATATGGCCGACGCCATCAACCGCATCATGGCTGACCCTGAAAAGGCGAAGCGGATGGGACAGGCCGGTTACGAGCGCGCCCGCGACCACTTCAGCTGGGAGTCCATCGCAGACAAGACCGTCAAAGTCTACGAGGACGTGCTTGCCGAACGGAAGTAGAACCGAACCTGTCTGATCGCGGATAACCGATCCGGCTGATCGACAGCCAGAATAATCCTGAAATGCCTCCTGCCGACGCACTATGCTGGCAGGAGGCATCATCGTATCCAAGTGGTTTGTGAAAATGGAGGGGACCATGAACGAACAGAACATCGCGTTGAAACTGGACGATGTGGAATTCCGTCGCCGCAGGCGCGTAATTCTCACCAAAGTCAATCTGGAAGTCAAAAAAGGCGAGAAATGGGTGCTGTTCGGTCCCAACGGCATCGGCAAATCCACGTTGGTGCAGATGATGAGCACCCGTGGATTCCCATCCGAAGGCACAGTCGACATTCTGGGAAAACGTCTGGGCAAAGTGAACGTGTTCTCCTACCGCAACCGCATCGGTTTGAGCTCGGCCGAACTCGGACGCGCGTTCCCGCCGCAGGAAGATCCTCTTGACGCCATCGTGACGGCGCTGACCGCAACCACCGGCCGTTGGCGCGACACCTATACTGACGAGGATTACGCCAAAGCCCGCTCATTGATGCGTGAATTCGGCATCGAATACCTGGAAGGCAAGATGATGTTCAAGCTTTCCGAAGGCGAACGCACTCGCGTGCTTATCTGCCGTGCGTTGATGGCGGATCCCGATTTGCTGATTCTTGACGAGCCGACCACGGGTCTTGATTTGGGTGGGCGTGAGATTGCTTTGCGTGCGTTGAGTCGTGTTGGTGCGGAGCAGTCTGACCGCGCCGTGATTCTGGTGACGCACCGTCTTGAGGAGATTCCGCAAGGCTTCGACCACGTGGCGATCATGGGACGTATCACCGGCAACGAGGCGGATGCGTATGCCGATAACGTCGCCGGCAACGATCCGGCGCCGGGCACTATCGTATATACGGGTGATTTGGAGCATGGTTTTACTTCTGAACGGTTGAGCCAGGTGTTTGGATTGGATTTGAAGGTCACGCATGCGAATGGTCGTTGGAACGCGTACGCGGTGTGATGTCGACGTCGCCGTCACATTGCCGTCGCTTCGTGCCGTCTGCCGGTATGACGGCGGATACGGTAGCATAGGTTCGTTGCTGTCCGTGGAATGCGGTCTGCAATCGTAAGCCATAGTCGTGAAATCGCATACTGAACGAACGTACGAAGGAGCGTAAACCATGCGTCGAGGGCCGCTTGCCGCCGGTGAAAAAGTGCAGTTCACGGACCGCAGGTCGAATAAAATCACCGATCAGCTGGTGCCGGGTGGTGTGACGCAGACCTCGCATGGCATCATCCTGCATGATGATGTGATTGGCCAGACGGAAGGATCCGTTGTCGTGACGGTGAGTGCGAAACGTGAGGCTCAGGTCAACCAGACGCATCCGGAACGCGACGCGAACAAGCCGTGGAAGGGAACGCGTGCCATCGGTGGTTGGGAGTTCGCCGTCATGCGTCCGCGCTTGGCTGACTATGTGCTGTCCATGCCGCGTGGCGCGCAGATCATGTATCCGAAGGACATCGCGCAGGTCATCCAGCTCGGTGATATTCGTTCCGGTATGAACGTGCTGGAATCCGGAGCCGGTTCGGGCGCGATGAGCATCAATCTGCTGGATGCCGTGGGGGAGGGCGGAAGCCTCACCACCATCGAGATGCGTTCGGAATTCGCGCGCGTCGCCGAAGCCAACGCGACGGTTTACTTTGGCAAACGTCCCGCATGGTGGGATTTGAGGACCGGCGATTTCGATTCGGTCGCGGCTGGTTTGCCGGAACACTCCTTCGACCGCATCATGCTTGACATGCTTGACCCGTGGAACCGTCTTGAACAGGCGTATCGCGTGATCGCGCCTGGCGGCGTGCTCGTCGCGTACGTCACCACCACCACGCAGTTGAGCCGTCTTGCCGAAGCGTTGCGCGAGGTCGGCTGCTGGACCGAGCCGGACATGCAGGAGACTTTGGAACGTAATTGGAAGGCGCAAGGACTGGCCATCCGTCCCGATCACCAGATGATTGGACACACCGGTTTCCTCATGGTTTCTCGCGCGATGGCTCCGGGCTTCCAGGCGTTGCGTAAACGCGACCGTGCCACGAAGGACACGACGACCGACATCGATTCGTTGACGCCCGAGGAGCGTGCCGAACAGCTTGAGGATCTGGAATTGCGTGACATTTCCGATCGCAAGCTGCGCAAGGTGCTGCGTGACCTCGACGCGCAGGTCGAAGCCATAAAGGAGTAGATTTAGAGCGTTTCATGCCATGTCCCAGCGGAAAATCTGAGACAATGGACATTAGACATTTGAAATGCGGCGCTGGAACCGGATCGGAGCGTGCGATTATGGGAACGAGCCTGAAGAAGGTCGCTAAAAAGGCCAAGGAATACAAGTATGTGCTGCTGGCGATGCGCCACGCCAAAACCGAGCCGTTCGGCGGCAACGGCAGCGACGTGGGACGTGAGCTCACCGACAAAGGACGTAAGCAGGCCAAAGCCGTGGCCAAAGGATTGGCGGCGTTCAAAATGGTGCCCACTCGCATCGCATGCTCCAGCGCCACCCGCGCCCGTCAGACCTGCGATCGCATGCTCAAGGTGTTCGGCGACGATCCGAAAGTCGACTACCGGCAAAGCCTGTACGAAGGCGGCGTGCAATCCGTGTTCGACGAGCTCGCGCAAACCAAGGAAAAGCATCGCACGCTGCTCGTGCTTGGCCACGAACCGACCATTTCGATCGCCTGCCAATGGCTGGCCAGCACCGAATCCGATCCGACGTTGCTTGACCTGCTGAATCTCGGCATGTCCCCGGCCTCGATCGCCGTATTCGGCTCGAACGAGCCATTCAACCAGTGGCAGCTGCACAGCGGCGAACTCATCGCGCTGCTTACCGCCAAAGACTTCGAGTAGGGCTTGCGTGTTCCGGGCTGATTCGGAACGATGAGCATTCCGCAGAGTGCTGTGATTTGACTTCAAGCGGCTTCAAGGTTGTATGGTGCTTTCTGAACCGATGTTCAGAATGATGGATAGGAGAGCCCATATGAACAATCCCAGTGCGTTCCCTCTTGGGGAACCAAATGACGGTTTCGCCCAGTATTTCGACGGACAGAGCTGGCTTGCGCCGGTACTTGACGCGCCTGAAGTGTCAATCCACAATGTGACGTTCGAACCTGGATGCCGGAACCACTGGCATATCCACCATCACGCGGCCCAGATTCTCATTGCGGTTGGAGGGCGTGGCTACTACCAGCTTGAGGGCGAAGAGCCGAAGGAGCTTGAACCGGGACAGGCCGTCCGTATTCCGCCGGACGTTAAGCATTGGCACGGTGCCGCCCCTCGCGAAGCTTTCAGCCATTTGGCGTTCATGATTGCGGATGGCACGGGCGACGTGACGAATGAATGGCTGGAACCCGTAGACCCCGACGCATACGAGACATTGCGTTAAATCCGCTTGCCGGGCTGTTCTGCATTATTGATCCATAAACATAAATGTGTGAATATAGACGGCATACGGACTGCGTTATAAGGACAGTTTATAACGACATTCAAATTTTCTTGATGTCTTATAGCTGGCGGTTTTGTGATAGCTTGAGCGGGTTGCATTGTTCATATCAGATGGAGGATTCATGTCCGCTCTTACTTCCGTCTCCGGTTTCCCGCGCATCGGCCAGAACCGTGAGCTGAAGAAAATCATCGAAGCGTATTGGAAGGGCAACACCACCCTCGATGAGGTGCGTGCCACAGCCAAGGAACTGCGCGCCAAGCATTGGAAGCTGCAGCAGGCCGCCGGCATCGACCTGATTCCGAGCAACGACTTCAGCTATTACGACCAGATGCTCGACACTGCCATCCTGCTCAACGTCATTCCGCAGCGCTACCAGCGTCTCGCCTTCGAGAACCCGGAAGAGACCCTCTTCGCAATGGGTCGCGGCTATCAGGGCGAGAAGGGCGACGTGACCGCCCTGCCGATGAAGAAGTGGTTCACCACCAACTACCACTACCTCGTGCCGGAAATCGACTCCGCCACCGACATCAAGCTCAACAGCACCAAGCCGTTCGACGAATTCAACGAGGCGAAGGCGCTCGGCATCACCACCAAGCCGGTGCTCATCGGCCCGTACACCTTCCTCAAGCTCGCCCGCAATCCGCAGGCCGAGGAGCTCGACTACGACAAGGGCCTCGTCAACGCGGTCGCCGCGGTGTACGCCGAAGTCGTCGCCAAGTTCGCCGAACTGGGCGTGCAGTGGATCCAGATCGACGAACCGTACCTCGTGCTCGACAAGGAGCCGGGCGACGTCGAACTGTTCAAGAGCCTGTACGCCAAGATCCTGCCCGCCCGCGAAGGCAAGGTCAAGGTGCTGCTCAACACCTACTTCGGACACATCGCCGACGTGTACGAAACCGTCAACCTGCTCGGCTTCGACGGCATCGGCCTGGACCTGAACGAAGGCAAGGACGAAAACCTCGCCGCCGTCGAAAAGTACGGCGTGGCAGAAAAAACCACCATCTTCGCCGGCGTGATCAACGGCCGCAACATCTGGCGCAACAACTACGCCGTGAGCCTCGGCCTGGTCGACGCGCTGAAGCAGGTCACCGCCAACGTGGCCGTCTCCACCGCCAGCTCCCTGCTGCACGTGCCGTTCAGCACCGAAGGCGAGGACGGTCTCGCCGACGACGTGCGCAAGCACTTCGCCTTCGCCGTCCAGAAGCTCGACGAACTGCACGAAGTCGCCGTGCTCGCCGACGCTTCCGACGACGAGAAGAAGGCATCCGCCGAACTCGCAGCCAACCAGGCGCTGTTCGACGGCACCCGCGTCGCCGCCGATCCTGCGGTCGCCAAGCGAATCGCAAGCCTTACCGACGCCGACTTCGTACGTCAGCCGGCACGCGCCGAACGCCAGAAGGAGCAGCGTGAGGCGCTGAACCTGCCGCTGCTGCCCACCACCACCATCGGCTCCTTCCCGCAAACCAAGGAAGTGCGCGCCGAACGCGCCAAGCTGCGCAAGGGCGAGATCACCAAGGCCGAATACGACGAATTCATGAAGAACCAGATCGACGCCTGCATCAAGCATCAGGAGGAAATCGGCCTCGACGTGCTCGTCCACGGCGAATTCGAACGCAACGACATGGTCGAATACTTCGGCCAGAACCTCAACGGCTTCCTGTTCACCAAGAACGCGTGGGTGCAGTCCTACGGCACACGTTGCGTCAAGCCTCCGATCGTGTGGGGCGACGTATCCCGCGCCAACCCGATCACCGTGGAATGGAGCGCCTACGCGCAGTCCCGCACCGATCATGTGATGAAGGGCATGCTCACCGGTCCGGTCACCATCCTCAATTGGTCCTGGCCGCGCGAGGACATCACCCACGAGCAGCAGACCCAGCAGCTCGCGCTCGCCATCCGCGACGAAGTGCTCGATTTGGAGAAGGCCGGCATCAAGGTCATCCAGATCGACGAGGCCGCACTGCGCGAGAAGCTGCCGCTGAGGAAGACCGACTGGCACAAGAAGTACCTCGACTGGGCCATTCCGGCGTTCCGTCTGGTGCATTCCGCCGTCAAGCCGACCACGCAGATCCACACGCACATGTGCTATTCGGAGTTCAACGACATCATCAAGGACATCGACGCGATGGACGCCGACGTGATCTCCTTCGAAGCCTCCCGTGGCGACCTTGTGGTGCTCGACGCCATCCACGACGCCAACTTCGAAACCGAAGCCGGCCCGGGCGTGTACGACATCCACTCTCCGCGCATTCCGTCCGAACAGGAGATCGAGGACCGCATCTACGAGATCCTGAAGAAGATGGACGTCGAAAAGGTGTGGATCAACCCGGACTGCGGCCTGAAGACCCGTGGCAACGCCGAAACCTGGCCGAGCCTGGAGAACCTCGTCGCAGCGGCCAAGGCCGTGCGCGCCAAACTCGCCAAGTAAGGCCGGCATAGGCATAAACAGGCAAGATTTCCAAGGAATCACATGCATTCGCCAATCTTCTCGCTGGAGGTGTTCCCTCCCAAGCGCACCAGCCCTGTGGGTACCATCTACGATACGTTGGATGGCCTGCAGGGGCTGGACCCCGACTTCATCTCCGTCACCTACGGCACCGGCAAATCGTCCGACCGCACGTTGACCGCACGCATCGCGCATACGGTGAACGAATACGGCATTCCGGCCGTGGCGCACCTGACCGCGCAATACCTTGACAAAGACGACGTGGATGAGGCGCTCGACCTGTTCGACCAGGCCAAAGTCTCCGGCGTGCTCGCTTTGCGAGGCGACCGTGTGGAAGGAGCCGAACCGGCGGGAGTGTTCGACCATGCGAGCGATCTGGCGGCCTACATCCGCGAGAAGCGTCCGGATCTCAAGATCTACGGCGCCTGCTATCCGGAAAAGCACCCGCAGGCGGCCACGCTTGAGGAGGATATCGACAATCTCAAGAAGAAGGTCGACGCGGGCGTAAGCCACCTCATCTCCCAGCTGTTCTACGACAACGAGGATTTCCTTCGATTCGTGGACAAGGCTCGTGCCGCCGGCATCGACGTTCCGATCGAAGCCGGCATCATGCCGGTGATGAACGCGAAGTCGGTGCTGCGCATGTCGAAGATGTGCGAATCGCGTGTTCCTGAAAAACTTGCCGTCCTGCTTGACAAGTGGGGGAGCGACACCGCGCTGCTTAAAGAGGCGGGTATCGCTTACGCGTCCGAACAGATCTGCGACTTGGCGGCACGCGGCGTCGACGGCGTGCACCTGTACACGATGAACCATCCATGCGTCAGCCGGCGCATCTGGTCCAACGTCAAACCATTCTTCGTCTGATTCAGACGATGCAACAAACACGAAAGGGATGATTTCCGGCAACTGTCGGAAACCGTCCCTTTCGCCATACTTACGGATATGAACGATTACTATGGGAACCATGGCTTCTTCTACGCATCAGTTTGAGGTGCTCGATCTGATTCGGGCGGGATTGCAGGATCTGGACACGGCACGCACGTTGCTTGACGAGTTGCGCGCCGACGGCATCGACGACGACCGGCTATGCCTGCTGATGAAAACATTGGAACAGACCTGCGAGCCCGACATCGCGCTACGCAACCTCGTCGACATCATCAAAGCGTTGCAAAGCCAAGGCCGCGACTTCCACCAGGTCATCACCGACGACGCCGGACTCGTACGACTCGTCACCGTGCTCGGCGTGTCCGACGGAATGGGCAAGCTCATGCGCTTCCGCCCCGAACTCGTCATGGCCGCAGCCAGCGACTCATGCGAAAGCCATCTGTACAACCACGCGCAACGCCGCGCGCATGTCCTCGAAGCGGTCGGTGCCGACCCGGCCGACAATCGCATGCCAAAAGCCACGAAACCACTCGCCGAAGCGGCGACCGCGCTACGGCAGACCTACAGAAAACAGCTCGCCGCCATCATGGCGCAGGACGCCACCGCGGACGACCCAATCGAAATACAACCGAGAATCAGCCAGGAACTGTCCGATCTTGCCGACGCGGCCCTGGAAGGCGCGCTCGCCATCGCCCGCAACGAAGTGGACAGCAGCGAACACGTGCGCTTCGCCATCATCGGCATGGGCAAGCTCGGCGCACGCGAACTCAACTACGTATCCGACGTGGACCTCATCTACGTGGTGGAACCGGCGGACGCGGACACCAACGGCATGACCCTCAACCGTGTCGGCACCAAAATGGCCACCACCCTGCAGCGCGTATGCCAATCCGTCATCATGGGCGTCGCCGAACCTACATTGTGGCAGATCGATGGCGGACTGCGCCCCGAAGGCAAGGACGGCCCGCTCGTACGCAAACTCGAATCGCACGAAGCCTACTACGAACAGTGGGCGGAAAACTGGGAATTCCAAGCCCTGCTCAAGGCCCGCCCCGTGGCCGGTGACCCCGACCTCGGCCAAGCGTACATGGACATGACCCGACCGTTCGTATGGACCGCCTCCAAACGCGACAACTTCGTCTACGACTGCCAGCAGATGCGCAAACGAGTCGAAGACCTCATCCCCGCGCCCCTGAAGGACCGTGAAATCAAACTCGGCCGCGGAGGCCTACGAGACGTGGAATTCACCGTGCAGATGCTCCAACTCGTCCACGGCCGCGCCGACGAGACCCTGCGCACCAGCTCCACCCTCGAATCGCTGCAACGCCTCGCCGAAGGCGGGTACGTCTCACGCAGACAAGCCAAGAAGCTCTCCTGGGACTACCGCTTCGAACGCGTCATGGAACACCGCCAGCAAATGTGGGCGCTCAAACGCACCCACCTGTTCCCGGACCTCGGCAAAGCCAGTCTCGGCGGCATCGAACGCAAACGCGACGCCAACGACGACGAACTCAACCACAACCTCGAACTGCGCAGACTCGCCCGGGCCTTCCACATGCACCCTGAGGAACTCGTCGACAAATACGACGAAACCCGACGTGAAGTGCGCCACCTGCACATGGACATCTACTACCGGCCCATGCTGCCCATCAACGCCGGCCTCGACGACGAACAAGTGGAACTGTCCGCCAACGCCATGCAGGAACGCTTCGCCTCCATCGGATTCGCCGACCCCGACGCCGCCATGCGCCACGTCACCGCACTGACCGCCGGCATCTCCCGTGCCGCGAAAATCAACCGCATCCTCCTGCCCGCCGTCCTCCAATGGCTCGGCGAAGGGCAGAACCCCGACATGGGGCTGCTCAACTGGCGCAAACTCGAAGAACACTTTGGCACGGACAGCGAATACCTCGGCTTCCTGCGCGACTCGCCGTCCGCCGCGCAACGCCTGTGCCACGTCCTGTCCAATTCACGGTTCCTGGGCGACGCGCTCAACAAATCCGTCGAATCCGTCACCTGGCTCGGCAGCGACAACGACCTGCAGCCACGTTCGCGCGAAAGCCTCGACGTGCAGACACACGCCTCCCTCGAACGCAACGTAGGCAGCATCAACGACTTCGCCAACTCCATCCGCGCCATGCGACGCCACGAAATCGAACGCATCGGACTAGGGTGGATGAGCGGCGTCATCGACGACAAGGCGTCGCTCGCAGGTATGACCGACGTATACGACACGGCCATCGACGCATCGCTCACCTGGGCCATCCGCCACCAAACGCAGGAAATGGGATTCGACGAAGCGCCGGCGGCAATCGCCGTCATCGGCATGGGACGCTACGGCGGCAGGGAAGTGAACTTCAGCTCCGACGCCGACGTCATCATCATCTACCGGCCGTCCGATAACGCCGACGACAACCAAGCCAACCTCTTCGCACGCAAAGTGCAGGAAGACCTCCGCGCCATCCTGCAAGGACCGACCACGCTCGAACCCAAAATCGAACTCGACATGGACCTGCGGCCCGAAGGCAAAAACGGACCCCTCGTGCGCTCCTACGCGTCCTGCGAGGAATACTACCGTTCCTGGGCGAGCACATGGGAGCACCAGGCGCTCCTGCGTGCGCGTTACGCGGCAGGCGACGCGGCGCTCGCCGAGGATTTCCTGATGAACGTCGCCGACCCGCTGCGCTATCCGAAGATCGATTTGACGGAGGCGCAGGTCGCCGAAATACGCAAGCTCAAGGCGCGTATGGAAGCCGAGCGATTGCCGCGCGGCGTGCGTAGGGACCGTCACCTGAAGCTGGGCAAAGGTGGTCTGTCCGACGTGGAATGGACGATTCAGCTGCTGCAGTTGCAGCATGCCGGCGACAACGCGAACCTGCGAGTCAACGGCACGATGCAGGCGTTGGACGAGTTGGAGCGGCGCAAGCTGGTTTCCGCCGGCGACGCCGTCGTATTGCGACGCGCATGGTGGATGTGCACGGCCGCGCGCAACGGCAGCTACCTGTGGAGCGGGCGCGTCAACCAGGCGGATATCCTGCCGGATGACACGTATTCGCTGGGAGGACTCGCCGTCTATCTCGGATACGACGCGAATCGCGGACAGCATTTCGAAAACGATCTGCTTGCCGTAATGCGCAAGGCGCGCGACGTGACGGAACGTCTGTTCTACGGCCTTTCATGAAACGATTCGAGCGGGCGCTCGGTGAACACGCGGTGAACGCTCCGGGTCAGTGTTTCGGGCTATAGTTGGCTAGGTCACTTTCAGTGGCCACCTTCAACCACAAGTTGCATGAAAGGTGAGCCGTTGTCCTCAGTACTCGAACCGGCGGTCGAAACGCCGATGGTCGGAAAAAGCGTCATCACTCTCGATGATCTTTCCATTCGTCAGATTCAGGAAATGCTGCACAAAGCGCAGTACATCGATTCCCATCGTAAAGAAGTGGCACACACCTGCGAAGGCAGGGTGCTTGCCACTTTGTTTTATGAGCCGAGC encodes:
- a CDS encoding ABC transporter ATP-binding protein; its protein translation is MNEQNIALKLDDVEFRRRRRVILTKVNLEVKKGEKWVLFGPNGIGKSTLVQMMSTRGFPSEGTVDILGKRLGKVNVFSYRNRIGLSSAELGRAFPPQEDPLDAIVTALTATTGRWRDTYTDEDYAKARSLMREFGIEYLEGKMMFKLSEGERTRVLICRALMADPDLLILDEPTTGLDLGGREIALRALSRVGAEQSDRAVILVTHRLEEIPQGFDHVAIMGRITGNEADAYADNVAGNDPAPGTIVYTGDLEHGFTSERLSQVFGLDLKVTHANGRWNAYAV
- a CDS encoding tRNA (adenine-N1)-methyltransferase; this encodes MRRGPLAAGEKVQFTDRRSNKITDQLVPGGVTQTSHGIILHDDVIGQTEGSVVVTVSAKREAQVNQTHPERDANKPWKGTRAIGGWEFAVMRPRLADYVLSMPRGAQIMYPKDIAQVIQLGDIRSGMNVLESGAGSGAMSINLLDAVGEGGSLTTIEMRSEFARVAEANATVYFGKRPAWWDLRTGDFDSVAAGLPEHSFDRIMLDMLDPWNRLEQAYRVIAPGGVLVAYVTTTTQLSRLAEALREVGCWTEPDMQETLERNWKAQGLAIRPDHQMIGHTGFLMVSRAMAPGFQALRKRDRATKDTTTDIDSLTPEERAEQLEDLELRDISDRKLRKVLRDLDAQVEAIKE
- a CDS encoding glutamate synthase subunit beta, yielding MGDPRGFLKVRTRRELAERPVEERIKDWFDVHTESGLQSWTTEQAARCMDCGTPFCMSGCPLGNIIPEFNDLVRQEKWEDAYNRLSETNNFPEVTGRICPALCEAACVLGIHQPATMIQNDERTIIDQAWSLDYVKPLPPQRLTDQTVAVVGSGPSGLACAQQLTRAGHTVVVYERDDAIGGLMRYGIPNFKLDKRLIDRRVEQMGAEGTVFRTGVEIGKDISWDDLRSRYDAVVVAIGSTVPRDMKIPGRELKGIHFAMEFLPDATRRVYGVKPVNDITAEGKHVVIIGGGDTGSDCLGTSLRQGAKDVTVLQIMPQEPKERPANQPWPTFARLYKETSSMKEGFETQRAEYVYNTDSVNFEGSDEDKAKVKVENSTATEGFVADENGHVTGLKVVNVAPGENGPFTRQPGTERVIPADLVLISVGFLHPDTTTLVDQLPVDLDGRGNVARNDKFATSQDGVFACGDAGRGQSLVVWAISEGRSCAAAVDEYLTGSTELPAPIVASKRPMMLPR
- a CDS encoding cupin domain-containing protein — its product is MNNPSAFPLGEPNDGFAQYFDGQSWLAPVLDAPEVSIHNVTFEPGCRNHWHIHHHAAQILIAVGGRGYYQLEGEEPKELEPGQAVRIPPDVKHWHGAAPREAFSHLAFMIADGTGDVTNEWLEPVDPDAYETLR
- a CDS encoding Yip1 family protein translates to MPNRAERRAQAKRNRRGVPQQYDQTQGRARSGMLDEYQLQEKSRRLQDGTDGPWKPSASTVTETENALNTNPDYKNPKMFKAPHSVRQWFRVASWVLIALSAIAFLVVMWLPSHPMWLISTVAIVFAVGVLSLFFTAGNPKHNPNLDQNGTAV
- a CDS encoding SixA phosphatase family protein is translated as MGTSLKKVAKKAKEYKYVLLAMRHAKTEPFGGNGSDVGRELTDKGRKQAKAVAKGLAAFKMVPTRIACSSATRARQTCDRMLKVFGDDPKVDYRQSLYEGGVQSVFDELAQTKEKHRTLLVLGHEPTISIACQWLASTESDPTLLDLLNLGMSPASIAVFGSNEPFNQWQLHSGELIALLTAKDFE
- the glgA gene encoding glycogen synthase, whose translation is MKVDILSREYPPKVYGGAGVHAEELSKVLAERVDVTVRAFDGPRTAADIPAIPGTDPKGSLTVVGYDVPKELEDANGALKTFGVDLQIANDVDADIIHAHTWYACLAGYLAKMLHDTPLVITAHSLEPFRPWKREQLGGGYNLSSWAEKDAYEHADRVIAVSAGMREDILTAYPNLDPDKVVVVHNGITMSQFETPADDDPGWKVFERYNIDRSKPTLLFVGRITRQKGLPYLLQALHFVDPNIQVVLCAGAPDTPEIMEEVKTAFAKLDEERGNIIWIEEMLPKPELNALEHGCDAFICPSIYEPLGIVNLEAMACGLPVVASATGGIPEVVVDGETGYLVPVDQLHDGTGTPTNPDKFVHDMADAINRIMADPEKAKRMGQAGYERARDHFSWESIADKTVKVYEDVLAERK